AACTGTCGACTTCGCAGAATTTATTTCTCCGATCGCCTGTATTCGGAGGAGGAGCTGCCACCTGAATTCAAGCTCTACCTTCCAATCCAAGTGAGAACTCCTGGATGTCTGTATTTTGTCACATTGTTATAAATATTTCTACGCTCCATAACTAGCTCTACTATATCCTTTTGTGTGAACTTCAGAAATCATAGGGATCAGAGCAAGCATGGAGAAACTTTGGCCACCAGGAGCCGTGCCACATATCAATGTGATGATCGCCAGCACAAAGCTGCGCATTTGCCTTCCTGAGACCAAGAAAAGTATCAGAATGTTTTTGTTAGTCTTCTGAATGGTGTCTGCCGGATGACTATGATCTTTTGTTCAGAGCAAGATGACTGGTTGGGCACTTACCCAGTGACCTTTGTCTATGTGACTTGAAATGCCAATGGAAAACCTTTAGCTACTGGTCCTTCTGGTCCAGAGCAAAACCTACCGTTACTGGCTGCTGCCCGGCCATTTAACGTGCCTCTTCCAGTGTAGTACTATCTCTATGATGATAGTGTCATGTGACCACTGATTTGTTGGGTGCATGTCAAGCGTGATCGCATTAAAAGCTTCACTTCTCTTCAGCGAGCGTCAGCCGCGCCGACTGCCGACTCCTGCAGCCCTCCCCAGTCTGGCTCCCTGAATGTACCCGAGAGCACTGCGTGTTGCTTCAGAAATCTGTGCTACGTCTTTGCACTCTGTGTCAGCTGTAACTGTCCGTATGATTCACACGGACTGAAATTTTTTCAACCCAGGCCGGTAGCAGACTAGCTATGCGTGatgggaaaaagaagaaaaaaaaaacccttagTTCCAGTCGAAACGCTGCTGCCGAACGCCAGAACCATGCCGCTCTGATGCTGCTAGCGTTGCGGCGTCGTTGTGGTTGGCGGCGAGCTAATGGCTGGGCAACACGCCGCTGCGGCGGCCAGCGGGCCAAGCACGCCAGGGCCGCAGGTCGGGGGGACCGGATCGGACCAGTGcgccgggcggggcggggcggtgaCCACCGGCCGCGCGGCCCCGTCCTGCCGCCTGGTGCACGGCGCAGGGGATCGGAATGGCGAGCGGAGTAAAAGGCGCCGCGCAGGGTGCAGCGGCATGCGCCGCACGCCACGCGCGCAGTGAGCCCGCGCCCACCACCCCGCTGTGCAGCACGGCCGCCGGGTGCGCGGGCCGGGACGCGGACGCTTCGACCTCCCGGCGTCCACGGCGCCGCGCGTCGGCCGGGCCGCCAAAagctggccggcgcggcggtgcaGCAGGTCAGGTCGGTTACTTGCCGTTGTGGCCGGTATGCGCGCCGCCCGCATGGCGCGGGAACGCCACCGGGGCCACGCCATAAATGACGGCGCGGAGGGGGAGGATCATCGCGCCATGGCATTGGCGCCGCAGGTGGATGCGGATCCGTGGATGGCAGCTGATCTCTGATCGAGCAAACCGGCCCTGGATGAGTTTCCAAACGGGacggtaaaaaaaaaactcgccaCGGCGGCGAACCCGGTGGCGACACGTAGCGTCCGAGGACAAGCACCCCGCCACcacataaaatataaaaaaccggACTCGGTTTACCGTTCCGGACCGAACCGGAAACGGGAAAAAATCTGGAAACCGGCGGTTccgtccggtttttgaaaccctGGTTACAAACAGCTCCATCCAAAACCCTCGCGCGTCGCGTCTGCGTCAGGCTCAGGCAGCCGCCCGCCCTGCTGGCGACGTCGGCTGGCTCCCTCCCACGCACCAGCCGCCCCAGCGTCATGCATGCCATGCCATGTCCCCAGCGCGGCAGCGCCTCCCCTGTTCCGAGCCGGCCCCAAGGACAAGCACCCCCCCTGGCCGCGGGCCGCGGCCACTCCTCGGCACGGCGCGTCCACGCAgacacaccgccgccgcccgcctgccaCCCGCCCGTCGCCGTTCATGGACGGAGCTGCATGCTGCTGCGCatgccgccggccgggccgggctcCATGCGCCCGTGTCCCGTCGATCCCACGGCTGGTAGGGATCCAGCgcccatggcgccggcggccccgcGCGGACAGAGATCGGTCGATCGATCCCGTCCGGCCCAGCCCTGCCCCGCGCCGGGTCGGCAGCCTCCGCCTCCATTCCTCGCTGCCCCCATGGCCGTGCGCGCCCGTGCATGCATCTCGCCGGGCGCCGCGGGGCCCCGCGCCGCGTCAGCGAGTGTGCGTGCAGCGCGACGCGACCGGTGGGGGCGCCAGTGATCTGAAGATGCCTTTCCGGACGCGGACGTAGCTGTGTGCCGGATCGGTTGGAGCTGCCCCGAGTGGGACAGCGACAcggacggggacggggacggggagggcACTGTTCGTTCGGGTGGCATGGCGCTGGCCGATCGACGTCTCGACGGGACGCCGATCGTCGCAGGCGGGGGGGATTGACCCGGCGCGCGAGCGCATCTCGCTGACCGGACGGCAGGCCGGGATGGGAGTCGGGTGACGGCGGACGATCGGTCGAGGCTCGAGACGAGGCGCCCTGGCCATTCTCTCTGCGGTGAGCTGACAGCCTGATGCTGCAGCGATCGCGGCCAACGAACGATTGGACAGACGAAACCAGGAGCTCCGTCCCGTTTTCCGACATGGACGCTGTCTCCACTCTCCACCCTCGTTTTTCttgacagaaaaaaaaaatctctggtTTTGCTGCTGCATTCAATTGCTGgctcttgcaagttgcaacgaCGACGACTGCGGTGGTTGTTGCTTTGCGGCACCAGCCACAGGCTTGGCGTTTAATGCCGTCTGAATTGATTCAGGTTCCTGTTCTTGCGGCAGCTGCCACAGGAAGCGTAATGCGCGCGGATTCAGCAGCAGTGGCGGCATCATGGCGCCTGTACTGTGTCTGTgtgtaccccccccccccccccctaccgCTCGATTGTTTTGACCGAGCCGTACTTCTTCTTCTAGTCCGGGACGACGCTGCAACTGGAACTGGAAGAGCGCGCCCCAGCGCGCGCAAACCTGCAGGGTGCAGGCCGTGAAAACTGAGGAAGAACCAGGCCTCAGGGGCGCAGCAAATCGTGCCGCACGGAGTAGAGCATCGTGTCTCCTTATTTCTCCACATGCATGGCTGCACTCACTGCACCTTCGATTCATATACATCAAGCCTGTGAGCTCTTGCAAAGAATTGGATGCCCACATTTCGTAAAATTTACTTAAAAAACACCAAAGCTTGAATCAGAGTATGAGACCACCCTATAGCAGCTGGGTATGGCTAGCCCTAACACGCTAGATACCATGCATTTCACACGCTGTTAGTTGTTCGTCGTTGGCCCACGGAGCCAGCATCAATCCGGCACACACTTTTTAATCGGGACACGACGAAGAACACTGTGATTAGGTAAGTACCATGTCCCTCTGCGCGCGAGCCAGCCTCTCAACCTGGCCGCTGGCCGCTGGGGCCGGCGACCGCTCCGGGACACGGCCACGCATCGGCCCATGCGCCCGTGCCGGctcgctgccgcccggccccggCGCTAGCTAGCGAGCTAGCTCACGCATGTCGGgccggccgggcgccgccgtgcgcgtaCGTCCCGTCGGCCGTCGCGTCGTCACCGGGCCATCGATCGGACGCGCAACAGCAGCCTGTCGCTTCGAATTGAATCGACCTCCGCATGGCTCGCGATCGATGCCGTTCGCGTTAGCCTCACCACCACGTTAGCCACGTCCACCGCGGCCGGCGGGGTCCGGGCGGAGCCGATCGACCtcgatcgccgtcgccgtcgtcgccaccGACTCGATCTCGCCGTGTCGCGCGGCCGGGACGCCGAGTTGACGTGCTAGCTAGCTGCTTGCGACCGCGTGCGTTTAGGGCCGGCCGGGGCTAGCTAGCTGTAGCTGACCGGACGGCCGTGGGGATTATGCGTCGTCGTCCACGCGCTTGCTTCCAGTTGTTTTCCATCAGGTGGCACCGCGCGCGCGCCATCGCTCGATCGACACGAGATTTTCTCGTCGTCGTCGATCAAGTGGTACTGGTGGGCAGTGGCAGATGCAAAGTTTTAAATCTCccgctatagcttccgctatagacCGCTATAGCTATTTATGCATGGTGCCGCTATTTGAACTCACGTGTAATTTAGCCGCTATATCCCGCTATAGCCTCATTTAACCCGCTATTAGCTATTTTCATAGTCCAGCCGCTAAACtccttagcccgctatttagaACCATGGGCAGATGGAGGAGGCGTCAAGAATGATTGATCTGCTGCTGGAAAGGCTTGGCCATCCGCCTGCTGGATGCTCACTGAACTTTCCGGCTTTTAACCTGTTCATGATGTTTTCACCAAGAAGAAATCGCCTACTATACCCATGGAGTGAATAATTATTCCCTTGTCGTTGGTTGCAGTAGATGTAAGGGCCGGCATGATGGTTGTGAGTTTTGTTTCTGTTTTGTCAGCAGAACGATGTGGTTAAAGGCTTCGGCAAAATAAAATGGTGGATCGGAAAAGACGGCGTGCATCTTCTTGCATTCTGGGTGATGCAAATTGTTGTTAAGGTACAACGCCACCCTGAAGAGGAATCAGAGCTCAACTTATTGTCCATACAGGGACCAGTACCCAATTGGTACAGAGCCATTTACTACACAATATTCAGTACACTATTCTAGCTACTAGGTTAAAAAAGAGTGaacaaataacaacaaaaatcAACAGTTCACAAGTACTCCCATCATTGTAAGTCATATTTTCGTAGAGGAAAGCCTCCCAACTAGAGTTTGACCTTCAGTTTTCCTTGCAATATATTTTCAATTGATATAAGATTACTCTCATCTTAAAGCCACTTTGGATACAAATATATTGATGTAGCTTTATTtgaattattggtcaaaaaatataaaattggattttttttttgtctagtCAAAATATGTCTTGCACTGAAGGATGGATGGAGTACATAACACTGACCATTTTCCATGATGTAAATATTCAGATCTTACTGAGACACAGTAGTTCAGGCTTCACAATTAAGCAGCAGAAATTAATCTTTTGTATGAacaaatgattttttttcttttttccaagCAGAGTACAATGCAAGCAACCCTTGCGAAGAGTCCCCAAGAGCAACACTGCCTAACTGAGGTGATACTAACAAAGACTTCAAATACAACATCGTGTAACCAAGTCTACTACAACTGCTAATGCTAGCTACTGCAGGTTCCCGTTCAGCCAGTCAGCCACCAGACAAGGGGATGGATTACGTCCAACATCACAAACTCATCTGGTGCTAGCTAGCTTCTACCTCCGTAGATCCCAGCATTATTTCCTCCTGCAGACGCAGCAAGCAAGCAAACAAAACACAATTATTCAAAATGGAGTTTGAAAAGGACATATAAATTCTGCAGGATTTGAGTCCTAGTTGTTTTGGAACATAGCTAGAACTTCAAACATGGCTCCACTAAACTTTTTATGCATTACCTGTCGTCATCGCGTAGGGTCCTCTACTCGTTTTTTTCCTCGCGGGAAAAGTCCTATTTTCAACCCTTAACTATCACGatcgtccgattttcaaccctgAACTCCAAAACCAGACATCTTGCACCCTCCAACTATCGAAACCGTGCAAAATACACCCCTAAACCAAATCCACCCCGGTTTTCAGCCACGTCACCTGTCCACGTGGCGCCAATGGCCACGTCAGCTACCCTCTCCTCTATCTTTCTCTCACAGAGAGGTGGGCCACCACCTCTCCTCTCACTGCTCGCTGCCGTCACCTGCTctgtcttcctcctccgccatcGCAACCACCGTTCGCGAGgaggggggagagggagagggagggaggagggaagaggagggggcggcgctcgccatggcctccgcgagctcgagcccgccgccgcgcccagcgCGCGCGAGccgcgggaggggagggaggatggAGGTGCGAGCCGCCGCACCGGAGCTGAGCTCGAGCTTGCGGCCCGCAGAGGCCCCCATGGGACTGCCGCCGTCGGGCCCGCCATGGTCCTCCGCTGCGTGCCTCCGCccctgccatggccgccgctgcgcgtctccgcctcgccatGGCGGAGCTCTGCGCGCCCCTCCGCGtggcaaggaggcggcggcggcggcggcgggccggatcTGGCCGCCACGCCCGGCCGTCTCCCGCGCGCGGACCGGCGAGCCAGCTCCGCCACGCCTGGCGctgcgcctggccgccgccggcacgcggGCCGACGAGCCAGCTCCGCCGCCTgcgcggggaggagaggagagtgagGGCGGCGCctggcgccggcgaggggggtGCGAGGAGCGGTGCCGGCGAGGGCGTGCGCCGGGAGAGCAAGGGGTGCGAGGAGAAAGacagaagagagaggagaggtggtgGCCCACTTGTCtgtgagagaaagagagaggagagggtagCTGACATGGTCATTGGCGCCACGTGGACGGGTGACGTGGCTGAAAATCGGAGTGGATTTGGTTTAGGGGTGTATTTTccacggttttgatagttggatggagCAAGATGTCTAGTTTTGGAGTTaagggttgaaaatcggacgatCGTGATAGTTAAGGGTTGAAAATAGGACTTTTCCCTttcctcgctctctctctcttcctacTGGAAAGAGCACATGTGGTTACTGAACGCCACTTGATTGAACAGCTCCTGCCTTGGCTCACCTACTGTTTGCACCATGTAGCTGCCATTGTCCTGGAGGTTATGCAGACAGCTCAGGCTCAGCTGATCTCGGTGCGTTGGAGCTGAATGATCTGGTGGTAGAGGACAACGAACAGAAGACAAACCTGTGGGAAAGAGATGCCGGTGCCGCCATCGCCATGAACCTCGTCGTAGGAGGGAGACGAGGCGGAGGTGTTTGTGTCCATGATAGCTTGAGATGGAGCTCGGTTCATGACAGAAGCAGGCATTGCGAGCACCTCATGATTGAGCATTCCTTCCATTTTCTGAAACAAGTGAATTGGCACTTGGGATCGTGAACATCATGACAAGAGGGGATGGAAAAGACAAGGTGAAATATATGGGGTTAAGATTGTAGGATGTTGCTTACTTGAGTGTGGTCACCGAAGGCATCACTGTCCATGCCAAAACCATACAGCACAGGGCTCAGGGAAGCAATTCTCATGGAAAGGAACTGCAACGCAATCAAGAAGTGAACTTATCAGTTAGTAACatctttatttaaaaaaatatgaacatgtaTCACCCAGCCTAgtttttatttgtttattttctaATGTGTATTACCTCAACTtggttctgcaaggactggacATAATTGATAATCTCATCCAAAATGAGTGCTTTTCCAGTAACCTACATCAGAAAACAAATATTTTCCTCTGAAAATTAGTACCGTGCATTAGTTGCAACAAGCAATTTATTTGGTGGTTCATAAAATTAACCTTATCACAGCCAGGGACCAGGGCCTGCAGCACCCTCATCCTCTCACTGATTCTCTCCCTCCTCACCTGAGAAAAATGCCACAACAAAATGAGCAAAAAAAGAGGCCCAAACAACCACGCCAAGCTACATAAATCAACAACAAAGATGATGGCGAAAATTTGCAGGCAATGGTGCACAGTACCCTCTCTGCAAGGCTGTGGCTGTCTGTTGCTTGCCCTCTCCTTGCCCTGACATGGATGTACCCcttgggctcctcctcctcatctgcCTCCTTGctgcttctctctctttttcctcctcTCCTTTTGGTGCTCTCCTTTGAGTTTGAGTCCTGCTTGTTCAACCACACAAGATCAACAAACTGTGTGCCACATGTTCATGAAACTAATCTCCATCAAAAACTATACGCTTTTGTTTATAACATTTTTCTAGTGTTGGATGTAATAGTGCTCATTCCAGTAGCAAGTTAACTACCTTGGATTGCGCAGAGCTGAGGCTGGCACTATCTTCTCTGGGCTTCCTGATCTTCTTGTCCGCAGAAGCAGTGCCTCGTGGAGAGGTGTCAAGAACCCCGGATGAGGTCTCCAGCGAGGCTGAATCTGCCGCGGCTGCCCCATGGCAGAACAAGAAGCTCGGCATGCCGTGGGAGGCGTTGGCGAGGCCATGCTCCATGTGCTGGGAGAGGTGCGAGAAGTTCGCCATTGGCCAGCAGCTAGGCGCGCGCTTTGTGTCGATGCTTCTAGGCGTACGTAGTTTTCTTGGCAAGGAGGTGCGGTGGAGAAGCAACAGGCTGGGGGTTCAATGGTGACTCGCCattggtatatatatatacaagcaGCTGGGGAGGGAAGACGAATGAGAGTGGGAAATGGGGAAATGATAAGACCAAATCATTACATCTCCATTGATGGATAAGTTGGCACTGGTAAGAAAGGGGCCGGGTGTCCCTTATTGTAGTAGgatcaaataattgaagaaatGTCAATCAGCAATTCAGCATATGGGTATGGTCATGTGGGTAGGGCCTTGccctttcctcttttctataTTGGGATCCCTTCTATATTTTGTgcccatttttttattttctttttggggGTTAGGACTTTGATAGTCAAGTTGTGTGTGCAAGGCTGTAAGCACACTGTTTTCTAACTCTTTTGGCAGCAGCTGTTTGCGTCTAAGAATTCAGAGGACAAGGAGCCTCTGGCTGGGTTCGATAGTATGATGGATGGTAGTCTGGCAAACCAAGGTTTGAACCCCTTTTCCTCGTAATGGGGATACATGGCAGGTCGGCAACAGTTTTCATAGATGGTTACATGTTTTTCAGAATTCCTGCTGGTCAGACTGGTTTTAATTTGGACCATCAATATGTGGAGAACTATAAAGCTTAGTCTATATATATCACTCCAGAGCTGTTACTCCTTTGCAGGTAATCTTTCGAAGGACACACTGGATTCGCTATTGGGCTTTGCTGCAGAAGGAGAACGAGCGACCTCATGTTACTCTGGGGTGCCGTGTGCTTGAAACTACAGCTATGGAATTTTTCGCTTCCAATGGATGGTTTTTAGTAATAGAATTTCCTATGAATATTTTTGTGCTTGTTTCTCAAATTGAGTCGTCTCTTTTAGTATTCGGAAGAACTTTGAGTGTAATAATGAACAGCTATATGCATAGTTTCATGCAGCGGCTGGAATATTAATAAATTTCCGTTTCTAAAAAAATCACTATCCGCCTGATTAAGTATAAGCAAATTAAAGTTTGTGAGCAGTAATCTGCAGGCTAAGCAATCCAGGAGAAAGTTATGAAATTTTGTGGAGTTAAGGATAGAAGAAAATTGAATTTAGCTGCAGTGTGTGGTCCTTGGTCATAGTGAAAACCTCAAACGTGATAGACGACTGATCCTGAGATGAAGGCTGCCCTCCTGACCTCTCTGAGGTTCTTCAGTCCCTTGCAACATCGTCACCTTCACCTACAAAGTAGCTGCGTCATTAACTGCTAGTAGTAAAAACCATGTGGCAGTAAATGGTAACTGTCAGTGACACAACAGATCTTCTTCCTGGCATGGTCATCAGGACGGACTTTTGAGTGGCTGCACGCATGcatgcaggagcagcaggaCGGTCCACGACGATCGATGTGTGTCAGTCTACGGCCTTTTGTGTTTTGACAACACTTGTGGTTGGCCGGACGCGAAAATTCAGGTCTTTGTCCCAAAAAAAATCGCAGGTCTTCTCTCAGCAAAATAAACATTTCTCCAATTCTAAGATGACTTTTGCAATACGTTTTTTTCTCCATTTGGAGAAATAGACTCTTGTTCGATCTCTCTCAGCTATGAATGTCACTGGTCTACGTCAATGCAACAGACAGAGGACAAGTTTTGTGAACGACCAAACCCTCTTGAGACTTGTGTGTTAGTTGTTTTCTCCTGGCGTTGAATAGTACCCTGCATGTTTACTGCCTTATTAGCATTCTAGCTTAGCAGCAGATAGCTGGGGCCGGCCGATCAGGATGCTGCTTAGACCTCAGAGGATCAAACTCTTGAGCTTGATTATCACCGGGTTTAATCTGAGCCTGAATAAAACTGCAAGACCTCTGCAAAGCTGATCGTACACTGTACTGCTAATAAAGATCTAAATCGAttcttcaaaaacaaaaaagatcTTGTAGATCACATGTTATCTACGCGTGCATGTTcgtgtagctagctagctagctctcaTCAGTTACTGCCTTACAGGCCGGGAATACACTACTCAAGCTTTCACGCGCTGTAAGGACCGATCTTTCCTGCACGTACGTGTACCCCGTTTCTGAATTCTGCCGACGTGCCGTACGTGTACGTGCAGCTCAGGTAGGAAACAGTGTGATATATATATGACCCCTAGCTAGATGCTTCGCAGCTGCAGCCAGCCGCTACATGTTACCTACTACATCTGTGCATTTGGGCCATGAGATATTACTCACATCCATGGACCGTCACCATCAGGTAAAAACTCTATTCAACTTCTGAATGGACACACAAGTTTGGTGCAGAGCTACCCTTGAGGATCTGTTCGACAAATTCTTCGGTTCATTGATCGGAATGAACTTGCTGGCTAAGAGTTTGGAAAAATAATTCTCCAAAAAGAGTTTGGAAAACTATTTTGGTATTTAACGAATCCGGCCAGGGgccaagaaaataaataaataagctCATTtgtacacatatatacatataaaaatatttaatgGTAGATATACATGTAccatgtgtgtgtatatatattttttagatTATGGAAAGTTCCAACCTTGATCATTCAAAGTTGAATGACTACAGCCAAAATACAAAAGTACAGCACATAGGCTCACAGCAAAGCTAGGATCCGAACTCCGAACCTACTAACTGAACTGTGTCAAAAGAAACCAGAGCAAACCAAAAATTACATATCAAGCCTGCTCCTGAAATTCCAACCGCTTATGTTGAAAAGCTCCATTATCACTCCTTCTAATCGTTGGCACAAATTTTTCAGTGATTTCATCGTTTCCTCTTCAGATAGTTGCGACCAGAGCCGCGCCCAATATGTTCCTCTAAAGATGACCTGTAAAAATGAGTTAGGATACAATTTTTGAAAAACAGCCTCATTTCGACATAGCCAAAGGGCCCAACATATAGAAGAAACGACCatgtgtatatatgtgtgtgtatattgTCATCACGTTGGTACTTACAAAATTTATCGTATATAGAAACATATATATAGAGAAATGCGTGCGCTACTGTAGTCTTGATATTGGACCCATCGTACGTGTTCATCGCGTCCTGTATATACCGTACGGGCGAGAGAATGAAGATGGATGCGTAGTATCTCCGTTCCGTAGGCTTTAGACCTTTGTATGCAGCCACGTACCAGTACAGAAGTACCGTGTGAGGTTATTGTTCTTCATTGCGGGCTGCACTTCCGGAAGTTTTGACCCGTGACGCGCCGCGTATGCATCAGTCTTTAAGTCTTCTTCCCACGTACGTACGGGTCGGTGGGCACCAAAATTCTAGGCACGCAGGTACGTGCCACTCGGGGAGCAAGGGCTGGGAATACTATTTTGTAGTAAGTCTTTCTAGAATACTCGAAATTCTTATACGGCGCGcgttcgtcgtcgccgccgccgccacgagctagggtttgaagagggggagggagcggCCAGGGAGCGTAGGAGGTGGGCTCCCGCGCCgctggcgaggtcgccggcggctggggtggtagcgggaggcggcggcctttAGGTTTTCGGGTTGCCTGGGGGTTGGGGGGGCGGCTCCCATGGCCACCGGCCATagaggagggggccgggggtggtggcggctcggcggtggaggtgggttgtccggcggaggtcgcggcggcgcgggagcggcgtCGGCCGGGCGGGGCCGGACAACCGGTGGACGGTGGGTGGCAGCGAGGCCGACGGGAGAAGACAGCGCGACGGCGGCTGGGGGTACAGTGGCGGGCTCAGTTAGcgagggcagcggcggaggccgtCGGAGCCGGTCGACGGCGGGGGCGACAGGAAGAacaaagaaggaagaagaaagaacaaaggagggaggaggaagaagtacAGTACAAAAGGAGTACCTGTTCGCCGCAACGCTCTTGCAGCGCGCGATCGCCAACTAGTGTCCC
This portion of the Panicum virgatum strain AP13 chromosome 2N, P.virgatum_v5, whole genome shotgun sequence genome encodes:
- the LOC120661199 gene encoding transcription factor bHLH137-like isoform X1, with the protein product MANFSHLSQHMEHGLANASHGMPSFLFCHGAAAADSASLETSSGVLDTSPRGTASADKKIRKPREDSASLSSAQSKDSNSKESTKRRGGKRERSSKEADEEEEPKGYIHVRARRGQATDSHSLAERVRRERISERMRVLQALVPGCDKVTGKALILDEIINYVQSLQNQVEFLSMRIASLSPVLYGFGMDSDAFGDHTQKMEGMLNHEVLAMPASVMNRAPSQAIMDTNTSASSPSYDEVHGDGGTGISFPQDNGSYMVQTVGEPRQELFNQVAFSNHMCSFQ
- the LOC120661199 gene encoding transcription factor bHLH137-like isoform X3 codes for the protein MANFSHLSQHMEHGLANASHGMPSFLFCHGAAAADSASLETSSGVLDTSPRGTASADKKIRKPREDSASLSSAQSKDSNSKESTKRRGGKRERSSKEADEEEEPKGYIHVRARRGQATDSHSLAERVRRERISERMRVLQALVPGCDKVTGKALILDEIINYVQSLQNQVEFLSMRIASLSPVLYGFGMDSDAFGDHTQKMEGMLNHEVLAMPASVMNRAPSQAIMDTNTSASSPSYDEVHGDGGTGISFPQEEIMLGSTEVEAS
- the LOC120661199 gene encoding transcription factor bHLH137-like isoform X2 translates to MANFSHLSQHMEHGLANASHGMPSFLFCHGAAAADSASLETSSGVLDTSPRGTASADKKIRKPREDSASLSSAQSKDSNSKESTKRRGGKRERSSKEADEEEEPKGYIHVRARRGQATDSHSLAERVRRERISERMRVLQALVPGCDKVTGKALILDEIINYVQSLQNQVEFLSMRIASLSPVLYGFGMDSDAFGDHTQKMEGMLNHEVLAMPASVMNRAPSQAIMDTNTSASSPSYDEVHGDGGTGISFPQDNGSYMVQTVGGNNAGIYGGRS